The Cutaneotrichosporon cavernicola HIS019 DNA, chromosome: 3 region TGATACACCGGGACACGTAGACTTTAGCTACGAGGTGTCGCGGTCGCTAGGGGCGTGCGAGGGCGGTTTGTTGCTCGTCGACTGTACTCGTGAGCTTTGGAAGTAATGCAGCTTACACCAGAGGGAATCCAGGCGCAGACACTGAGTGTGTTTCACCACGCTGTCGAGGCCAACCTCAAGCTACTGCCTGTCATCAACAAAGTTGACTTGGGCCATGCTTCGCCGCAGGAGACGAGCGAGCAGATTGCGCAAACGTTCGGACTGCCCATCGAAGACTGTATGCGGATCAGCGCCAAGAGtgggctcggcgtcgacacTGTGCTCCGTCAGATTGTTGACGCATTGCCGGCTCCGAAGTGGGAGGGAGACGACAAGCTCCGCGCGCTCGTGTTCGACACGTTCTACGACCGATTCCGCGGGGTTGTGTCCCTCGTCCGCATCAAGTCGGGCCaggtcaagaagggcgacAAAGTCAGGTTCCTCCAAGCCGGGAAGAAGtacgacgtcctcgaggtcgggaTACAGAATCCAGAGGAGGTGCCGGTtggcgcgctcaaggagggaCAGGTCGGgtacctcgtcgtcaacatGAAGAACTCTGAAGAGGGTGAGCTGCGGAGGATGCTgagagctgacagcagcgcATATCGGAGACACTGTGTGCCTCGCCAACGAGCCGACTGAGCCTCTTCCAGGCTTCCAGCCCATGAAGGCGATGGTGAGCTTTGTGTGGTCTGGTTGtaagctgacatcaggtGTACGCTGGCGTGTTCCCGATGGACAATGGCGAGTTCccgcagctcgaggagtcAATTGAGCGACTTACGCTGAACGACCGAAGTGGTGAGCTCTTACGATCCCGTcaagctcacaccagtctctgtcgagcgcgagtcaTCTGCCGCCCTTGGACAAGGCTTCCGTCTCGGTTTCCTCGGTACGCTGCACATGGATGTCTTGTGAGTTACTCTCTCACTCACCTATTCCTCCCCTACCCCGCTGACGAcagccgccagcgcctcgaggacgagtactCGTCCAACGTCATCATCACTGCCCCGACCGTACCGTACAAGGTTGTCTACCAGCGCGGCAAGCAGCGGGTCGAGGAGTTTATATCCAACCCCACCGACTTCCCCGACACGTCGGACACACGGTTGCGGGTGTcgcacgtcgaggagccCATGGTCAACGCCACCATCTTCGTCCCAACTGGTGAGCGAGGTCTTTCACATGTTAGCTGACTGCAGAATACGTCGGTGCGATGATGGAGCTGTGCGCAAAGTACCGTGGCATCCAGGAGGAGTACAAGTTCCTTGACAACACGGATCGCGCGATCCTCAAGTACCGCCTGCCGCTCGCAGAGATTGTCACCGACTTCTTCTCCGAGCTTAAGAGTGCCAGCTCGGGCTTCGCCTCGTTCGACtacgaggagggcggaTACGAGCGGtccaacctcgtcaagctcaacaTGCTGCTGAACCAGAAGCCAGTCGacgccctctccctcatCGTGCACAAGGACGCCGCGCAGTTCATTGGTCGGCAGTGGGTCAAGAAGCTCAGTGAGTAGCTTTGAAGATAGGACACCGAAGCTAACAGGCAGAGGACGTACTCCCTCGCCAGCTGTTCGAGCTCGCGATCCAGGCGTCGGTGGGAAACAAGGTCGTCGCGCGTGAGTCACTCTCGGCCATGCGCAAGGACGTCACCGCCGGCCTGTACGGTGGTCACTACGAGCGGAAGATGAAGCACCTCAACAAGCAGAAGGAGGGTAAGAAGCGTCTCAAGCGCCTGGCAGGCAACATCGACATCCCCCAGACGGCGTTCTTTGACGTGCTGTCCTCGCGTCCGCGGACCTTCTCGACCAGCGCACGCCAGAGTCTCAGCTTTCTAGAGCACCTCCCTGAGGTGCCGCTACCACCTCCGGAGCTGGCGCTCGGTTTCGAGAAGACTACCCCCATTGGACGCCACGACCTCTCGCCTGAGCagcgctcggcgctcctctccaccaTTATGAGCCAAACGTCTGGCCAACTGGACATTACGTCCGAAGCCCTCTTCACCAACTTTACTCGCCTGTACCTCGCGTCGACCACCAACGCCTTCACGCCCAGCGAGCTCCGTACGATTGCGCACACGATGCACGCAATCGACCGCCGCTTCAAGGTCAACATGCGGTCGGCCAACGAGCGCTTCGAAACCGTCATCAATGCCCTCCGCGAGACGGGGGGGAAACAGACAGGCTCGAtgcgcggcctcgagttGGCTATTGTGGTCTCGGGTAGCCGCACGCAGCGGCACGTGTCTCAGAGCGCCCTCCGCAGAACGGAGAGCGTGTTCATGGCGCTCAACCCCACGCCACCCAAGTCCAACATTACCGGGTACCGCATGTGCTTCAACCACATGTTGCACATGTGTGCGCTGGCTCGCTCGCCAGGGCGTCTCAACGCTTGGTGGGGCAAGATGATCTCTGAGGGTATCGCGCCGGACTCGTGGTCCTACCTCAGCCGCATCCTGGTTTACGGGGGGATGTCGAACGTCGACGGTGCCATGTCCGAACTGGCGTTTGCGCtgcccaaggtcgagggcaAAGACGCGCTCGTGCTCATCAACGCTGCGCTGTGGATGGCCATCCGCGGCGACCGGTGGGACGTTGCCAGCGCACTGCACGCCGCCCTGTCCGCCCGTTCTCCAGACGAtgtggcgcgcgcgctcggcgacggggGCCTCCCTGAATCCCTAGCAGAGCCCCTGACCCCACTGGCGCCAGACCGCGTGACCTCCGCCATCCTAGTTGAGGCGCACACCTTCCGCGGCGACCTGTTAGCGGCGCTCAACGTCCTCCGAGGAATGTTTGCCGACGGGCACGCCCCAGGCGTAGCAGAGTACATGGCGATGTTCCACGGCTTTGCGCGCCACGGCGTCATCGGGCAGGGAACAGCTGGCCACGCAGCAGCCGCCTTGCCATTCTGGCACGACAACCACGCCACGACCGGCCTTGACAACCCAtggggcgacgaggaccaTGGTCAATTCGGCTCCAACTACCGGCCCGCAAACTTGTGGACACAAACCGCTCTCGAGGACCTGTTCACCTCTTTCCTCGCCCTACCTCCGCCGCGCAAGACTAAAAAAGCACTCCCCCGCGCCCCAAGTGCCAACGCCGTCTACCGCACCCTCCTGGCTTTCGGGCGGGTCACTAACGCTGACACCCATGCTGTGCGGGCAGCTCTTGGCGCCATGCAGTCCAAGTTTGGGCCGGGGAacgaggaggggtgggttgggtggcatgAGGATAAGCGGCATAAGAAGATCCGCGCCGTGTTGGACATGGAGTAGATGGAGATTGCATCGATACCCTGCATACTATATTGGCATGTCACTGCTCTGGACCGATCTGAGCCAGGTTGATTGCATGGTTTGAGGTGACGtggggttagggggttgCCACATTACCGTACATCACCATACGGTACAACCCCACCATGCCGTCAGCTCTTTGCTCAGTCTGCGAGTGGTCCTAGAACATGGGTTTATGTGGGTTTATGCAGCGCGTTTGCGAGAAAGGACATTTTGTCGGTCCGACCAGCCTCATCTCTCGATATTATCGCTGGCTGGAGAGGAATCCGGCTCGAATTGCGCCACTGACATCAGGTCTAGAGTCGATATGCCACTTGAATCAATACACGTCCCAAGCTCTGCTCACGATTGTTCTGATGCCTTTAGGCAGCTCTTGGGCTTCAGGGCTCGTCTTCACGCAGACGAAGCACAACACCGTCACAGCCACAGTGATCACATGCTCCCATCTCGTTCACTAGGCCACTAGCACAGCACTATAACTCTACACTACAgcacgaggtcgtcgtcgtcgtacgCCTCCTTGATGATGCGATAGATGTACGACGGGGGGTGGTCGCCACTGTGGTCAGCCTCACATATTACCAGTGCTAGCTCACTCATTGGTCGCGTAaaggttgacgagctcgggaCGGATATAGTCAAAGTGAGGGTCGgggacctcgacgccctcgtatccgccgccaccacccgtGTGGTCATACCCAATAACAGGTCCCGGGCCCTGAAAGTCGAGCGTGTCGTACTCGTGGTACAAGTTCCAAGACGGGGCGAACTTGAACTGGCCAGTCaccacgacgacgggctTGGCGTGAGTGCGCGCGGCAAGCGTACACGCGAGCGATCCTGCCAAGGCAAACATACCGCCGTTGGCGGACACGCTGTGGGCGCCAAAGATCACCTTAGTGACGCGGGGCATGACGGCGTGCAGCGAGCTGtcggggacgaggagggtggggatggagtggtgggcgagggcggcggccatGGCCTGCCCGTGGAAGCTGGGTGCGCTCTCAAGCACGATGACACTAAACTGGCGCTCGCGGTACGCGTTCTTGAGGAAATGCTCGACGGTGCGCGAGTGGCCGAGCGTCAGAATGACCTCACCGGAATGAATGTGCTCCTTTGCACCACGGGCGACATCCTCATGCGTcgtctcgagctcgccaatAACCTCGTCGATCGCCTGAATGAGGATGggcttgagcttgccggCCTGCTTTGCAAACTGttggcgctcgcgctcttccATCTCGTTAACCTCTCCTGGCGTTGGGGACGACATGCTTTCGTGCCGGCTGTGGCTCTGGGACGAGAGAACGCGTGGGGGCGTGGCGAAGAGGCTGCTCGTGGCCGCACTAATGTCGAGCAGGGTGCCCTGGCGCTCAAACTGCACGCGCGAGTGACGCATGGCCACAAAGTTGGACAGATTGGGTGCGGGCCGAGGCATAGGCGTTCCGGGGACGCTACCGCCACTGGGGGAGTAGTTGAAGTAGTTTGGGGGCGTTGCAAAGCCTGGCGTAGCGGCCCCAGGGGTGCCGGGAACGGAGGGAGGCTGGGAAAGGTGCGCAGCCGCAGCTGCGCGGTACTCTTCACGGATGAGCTTGATGATACGCCGCACAATGTTTCCCGAAGCGAGTTCTAGTGTCAGCTGCATCGATAGAGTTATCAGCAGCCCAGGGAAGGCCCATTCACATACCCTTCGGGTTGGCCTCGTTGAGCAGCTTGCCAATGCTGCGGATCgcctcgatgagctcgtcaatTGTGCTAAAACGCATGCTGCGAACGACATTCTGCATCAACGCCGcggtcgcgagcgcgacattgCGCGAACCGACGATttgcctgctgtcagcatCTGATGGATGAGGAGCTCACCTCCGGCGCAGACgcacgacgagcgcctcgacgagttTCCCAGTTGGGTCGGCTTTggtctgccgtcagctctgACCGTACTGATAAGCTCACCTCTGCGGCCATTGTTGTAGTGTTGTTGATGGAGACCTTTTGTGAATCGCTCGAGAATCGCACAGACAAGTCAGACATTCAGACATTCAGGCAGACGTGACTCGATTTGAGATCTGGTCCCGCTAATCATTAAGTAGGAATTCAGATTGAGGCTAATGGTGCCAGAGTGGTGCGTCATTGTTGCTGTCCAACATACTGACTTTGTGTTGTTGTTGCCCATCTCCCATGTCCGCATCACAAATAGGTAGGCTAGTCTATCGAGCGCGTTAACTCTCCAGGGCCCATCTCGCAGCAGTAcgcggcggcagcgacggTGCCGCTCATCAAGTCGCCTTCCCTTTGGCTCCCACCACCAGTGAGCTATGTCCTATGTCCTATGAGaacagctgacaccaggtcgAGCTGCCCTCCGACATTCACCCCCTTCCAGAGGACATAACGGCCTACGTGCGCCTCGAGTCTTTCtcgctgacagcagttTGTCTATCCCTTCACACTCGAGCAACACGTCGTCTCGCTCCAGCCGCCACCGCACGTCGCGATTgccgagcggcgcgcgcgcaacgccgccatcctccacgcccgcgaggtcgaggaggaggagcgtgagAAGGCTGCGCTGCATAAGGTCGCGCCGGGGTATAACCCTGCGGCAATGCTGATGCCCACGCACCGCGATGGAGCGCCCAAAGCAGCATCCCCGCCAATGCCTTCCCCAAAGAAGGAGGCTGACCcgatggacgagctggtcgcgcagctagaggagatggagagcaGCAAGAAATTGTATTAGGTACAAGTAGGGTACATGACACTACGACTGTTACGACATGAGCGCGATGAGGCCCAGCTccctggtgtcagcttgatGACATACCAATCCAAGCTCACTGTCGGACCtggtcgccgacgagcaTCGCCCCGTACTCCTTCTGTGGGCCGAAGCGcttctcggcgcgctccgTGAGATCGGGCATCGGCTCGAGGCGAAAGTCAGGTGTGAGGTGCCAgaactggtgtcagctgtaACGTGATCTCCTTGGCTCACAAAGGTGGACGAGATACGGATATGGGGGCGGTCGGGGTGGGACGCCTTGCGGCGCTTGAGAGCCTGGAGTCAGCATTTTCGCATACTCACATACAGCCAGAGTCGCCTCGTTACAGATAACCTCGTGGAAACCCGCTGCCGTTAGCTACGCGTATCGCCCAGCAGCCATCTACCCTTGATGAGGCCGCCGCTGAGCCACTCCAACTGCTTGCCCGCTTGTACGAGCAGGCAGCCCTCAGGCACCCGAGCAGGAATACGCTTCCCCGTGTTGCGCGCCCATATGTTTACTGCGTCAGCTGTGCCACGGCCAACCTTACATCCGGGGTATCGCGACTGTCCGTGGATGGTGAGGAAGTTGAGGTCCGTGTGGAAGCCAGCGAAGATGCTGCGATTAGATCAACAGCTGCGTGAGACCTACGTGTTGAGCTCGCCATACTTTTCGAGGTCAGTAGCAGTGGGAGCGAGTAGGTGTGAACCATACCGGCCCGCATCGAGGAAAgtgcgctcctcgagcccaAGACCGACAGCAACCATGCGCGCCACACCCTCGACGCTACTGTCAGCTATACTTGCAGTGCGACAGCTCACGCCTCCTTAATGTGTGTGCCCCACTCATCGACGCGCGTCTCCCAACCCTCCATAGCGGCCGGGACGACAttcggcgcggtcgagtACGGGAACTTGGACTCGTACGGTGGTCTCTCCGTCATGCGGTGGAAGAACCTGGTATCAGCGGCGATATTCAAGCGCCATGCGATGACTCACCGGCACTTGGGGTCAGCCGCGTGCCCGCTGAGGTCGAGGGGCCGCTCGGCGGGGTCGAGTGCCGCTATGACTGCTAAACACTCATCATCGCGCCCGCACTTTGGCTTCTCCGTGTTCTCGAGGGTCACGCCCTACCTATGTCAGCAAGGTCATATTGTGGCTTACGACTTGGTATCCCAGCTCAGGCCGTTCGTCTGTGCGCAGTACATCGTCGGGCTGTGCAAAGTAGTCCtcgaagaggtcgaggaagcggTCATTCGCCTCCtttggcgcgcgcgagtcgCGGACGACCAGCGCACCCGTCAGGATTAATGACTCGGCCGCGCGTTGGGCTTCTGCCTGTGCCGCAGCGCATGTTGGGTCGGCGAGATAGACGTCAAGATCGACTAGGGCTGGGTCCATTGTTGGCGTGTTTGGTGGGTGGTGACAACTTGTCAACTTGTTCGGGTCCAgtcaacctccaccgacGCGACGAATTCCAAGTTACGGATCGTCTATGCACGATTGGCGCCGATGTGGCGCGTCGCAATTCAATGTGCACCAAAGACAACGTGAAAGCATCTCGTACAGACAAGCTCAAGAGACAAGATGCAGACCATGCAGACCATGCAAGCCCGCGGCTCGTCTCTCTCCATGCTAAACTGGGCCAACTcgcccaactcgcccaacttatccacctccaccagccaggcaccacctcgctcgcctCCACCGACACACTGACGCAATGCATGCTCCAGGTGGTCCTATGCTCGTTTTACTGCTCCACTACGCCACTACGACCGATTACTTCTTTGTGTAGTCGTAGAAGCCCTTTCCGCTCTTGCGGCCGAGCTCACccttgttgacgaggtcgacgatggaggaggtgggctCAACGAGGGCCTCGGGAAGGACaccggccttggccttgtcgaccCAGCCGTCGGCGATAAACTGGGTGGTGTCGAGGCCAATGTagtcgaggagctcaaaGGGACCCATGGGGTAGCCGGCACCGAGCTTCATGGCAATGTCAatgtcctccttggt contains the following coding sequences:
- the GUF1 gene encoding uncharacterized protein (Promotes mitochondrial protein synthesis. May act as a fidelity factor of the translation reaction, by catalyzing a one- codon backward translocation of tRNAs on improperly translocated ribosomes. Binds to mitochondrial ribosomes in a GTP-dependent manner), encoding MRQLRAATRALQAPRRALPMRPVVSLLAARTPLSLRTRVTPPPSLVSVRGFASTARVLAGTDGKSRKIDMDQFPPERIRNLSIIAHIDHGKSTLADRLLQMTNTLPPEADAQFLDKLKVERERGITVKAQTVSIIHTHTDGNNYLINLIDTPGHVDFSYEVSRSLGACEGGLLLVDCTQGIQAQTLSVFHHAVEANLKLLPVINKVDLGHASPQETSEQIAQTFGLPIEDCMRISAKSGLGVDTVLRQIVDALPAPKWEGDDKLRALVFDTFYDRFRGVVSLVRIKSGQVKKGDKVRFLQAGKKYDVLEVGIQNPEEVPVGALKEGQVGYLVVNMKNSEEAHIGDTVCLANEPTEPLPGFQPMKAMVYAGVFPMDNGEFPQLEESIERLTLNDRSVSVERESSAALGQGFRLGFLGTLHMDVFRQRLEDEYSSNVIITAPTVPYKVVYQRGKQRVEEFISNPTDFPDTSDTRLRVSHVEEPMVNATIFVPTEYVGAMMELCAKYRGIQEEYKFLDNTDRAILKYRLPLAEIVTDFFSELKSASSGFASFDYEEGGYERSNLVKLNMLLNQKPVDALSLIVHKDAAQFIGRQWVKKLKDVLPRQLFELAIQASVGNKVVARESLSAMRKDVTAGLYGGHYERKMKHLNKQKEGKKRLKRLAGNIDIPQTAFFDVLSSRPRTFSTSARQSLSFLEHLPEVPLPPPELALGFEKTTPIGRHDLSPEQRSALLSTIMSQTSGQLDITSEALFTNFTRLYLASTTNAFTPSELRTIAHTMHAIDRRFKVNMRSANERFETVINALRETGGKQTGSMRGLELAIVVSGSRTQRHVSQSALRRTESVFMALNPTPPKSNITGYRMCFNHMLHMCALARSPGRLNAWWGKMISEGIAPDSWSYLSRILVYGGMSNVDGAMSELAFALPKVEGKDALVLINAALWMAIRGDRWDVASALHAALSARSPDDVARALGDGGLPESLAEPLTPLAPDRVTSAILVEAHTFRGDLLAALNVLRGMFADGHAPGVAEYMAMFHGFARHGVIGQGTAGHAAAALPFWHDNHATTGLDNPWGDEDHGQFGSNYRPANLWTQTALEDLFTSFLALPPPRKTKKALPRAPSANAVYRTLLAFGRVTNADTHAVRAALGAMQSKFGPGNEEGWVGWHEDKRHKKIRAVLDME
- the GCD7 gene encoding uncharacterized protein (Eukaryotic translation initiation factor 2B, subunit 2), producing MAAETKADPTGKLVEALVVRLRRRQIVGSRNVALATAALMQNVVRSMRFSTIDELIEAIRSIGKLLNEANPKELASGNIVRRIIKLIREEYRAAAAAHLSQPPSVPGTPGAATPGFATPPNYFNYSPSGGSVPGTPMPRPAPNLSNFVAMRHSRVQFERQGTLLDISAATSSLFATPPRVLSSQSHSRHESMSSPTPGEVNEMEERERQQFAKQAGKLKPILIQAIDEVIGELETTHEDVARGAKEHIHSGEVILTLGHSRTVEHFLKNAYRERQFSVIVLESAPSFHGQAMAAALAHHSIPTLLVPDSSLHAVMPRVTKVIFGAHSVSANGGMFALAGSLACTLAARTHAKPVVVVTGQFKFAPSWNLYHEYDTLDFQGPGPVIGYDHTGGGGGYEGVEVPDPHFDYIRPELVNLYATNDGDHPPSYIYRIIKEAYDDDDLVL
- a CDS encoding uncharacterized protein (Clavaminate synthase-like protein), which produces MDPALVDLDVYLADPTCAAAQAEAQRAAESLILTGALVVRDSRAPKEANDRFLDLFEDYFAQPDDVLRTDERPELGYQVGVTLENTEKPKCGRDDECLAVIAALDPAERPLDLSGHAADPKCRFFHRMTERPPYESKFPYSTAPNVVPAAMEGWETRVDEWGTHIKEAVEGVARMVAVGLGLEERTFLDAGRYGSHLLAPTATDLEKYGELNTIFAGFHTDLNFLTIHGQSRYPGLNIWARNTGKRIPARVPEGCLLVQAGKQLEWLSGGLIKAGFHEVICNEATLAALKRRKASHPDRPHIRISSTFFWHLTPDFRLEPMPDLTERAEKRFGPQKEYGAMLVGDQVRQELGLIALMS